A region of the Hylaeus volcanicus isolate JK05 chromosome 5, UHH_iyHylVolc1.0_haploid, whole genome shotgun sequence genome:
GAAGGTTCGGAAAGGGAGCGACGTTGGTGGCAAGCTTGAGGAtgtgtcaaattttctttgctTGTATtgggaaaaaattgttattaaaaatggtaAGACAGTGGAAGATTATAGCTAGACTGCagaaatttatgcatttgtaggAACTGGAAATATGAAGAATGTATGATGATgtgcattaattaaaaaatatataaaacacatGTCTAGAAgatagtataatatatattttcctttaaatttcatttcttcgtaTACGttctaaaaatcaaataatacgTATGCATCATATGTAAACGAAACTTCGTGACAACTTCTCTTCTCTGATCCCTCCTGTGAAAAGAGCATCCCCAATTACACCTTCGCCTTCTTCAACGCGGCCACCTCTTGCTCCAGCGCGGAGACCTTCCCCGTCAGCTTTCGGACCTGCTCGTTCAAGCCAGCAACGCTGTACGGCAAGGTATCGGAGGAGCCCACCATGCGATCGACGCATTTATTCAGGATCGCGTCCTCTCTATCGGCCCCGGGTTCGTGAGCCAAGCATTCCTCGATCAGTAAATCACTGATGCTCCAGTCCTTGATGAAACGGATGTGATTACTGCCTAGGTACCAGGTCATCGGTGCACGACATCGATAAGACCACGGGTTACCAGCGATCAAGATTTTCCGAAGTTTCTTCAGCTTCTTCAGCATATCTGGCGACAAGCACGCGCTCAGCTCGTTATGGGCGATGTCCCAAACTACCAGCTCGTGCAgcagatcgtaaattttcgaaTCTATATCGACGACGCGATTCCGCCACAGGATTAACGCCCTCAGGTTTGGTAATCCCCTGATCCACGTTGCGTCGATCTTGCGGATCTTATTGTTCACCAAACCGAGAATTTGCAAGTTGTCCAGACCCCTGAATGCGTCTGGCTCTATTTCTTCCACGCCACATCCGGTTATGTTCAACTCGATCAGCGAATCGGAGAACTGCGCGAACGCGTCCGTTTTTATCTTGCTGATGTTCGAGTTTACGATACTGATCCCCTTTGCTCCAGGTGGTATCTGAAACTATTTAATTGGAGTGCTAGGTTAGTGTTAGGATATTGAATTAAACAATCAGAGTggtttatcaatttttaattcaagcaGAGTAAATGGAAATTTGCGTTGAAAGATTGTCTGTTGTGACTATTTCTCAGTTAGATTTTGTAACGTGTCACGTATACTGTCCTGAATAATTACTCGTGTATTAAATCTTCTTATttcttcgtattttattttacaattgttattttattgaacaacTCCGTAACAAAGGTACGCATAAGAATACGCTTCAGTTTTTGTGACATCGATTCGAGGTAAAAGCAAAGAATAGAACGCAGCTGACAGAGCTTTCAGAGCCACTTTAAATTATCGCATGATTTCATAGTAGATATACGAAGTGACCTCCATTGGATGCTACATACTCGTTGATACGCCCTATCACGGACTGTCGCATGCGTTCGAACGCTTATGGCTGATTTCTATCTGAATTGCATGCATCGATTATATTGCGTGTTACTGATTGTTTATGTTGCGTGAGAGAAGGTCAAACGAGATTGCTGATACGGTTTCTCGGCATCTGTTGTAATAGTTCTTGTGTCTGATTCAGAATCGCTTCGCATAACTCGCTACTACACGCTTGAAACAAGAGGTGGTTGA
Encoded here:
- the LOC128876213 gene encoding leucine-rich repeat-containing protein 15-like, translated to MRDLLGSIVLATCLVSCLATCTPGLNGRENWYQCEGLNQLNFQIPPGAKGISIVNSNISKIKTDAFAQFSDSLIELNITGCGVEEIEPDAFRGLDNLQILGLVNNKIRKIDATWIRGLPNLRALILWRNRVVDIDSKIYDLLHELVVWDIAHNELSACLSPDMLKKLKKLRKILIAGNPWSYRCRAPMTWYLGSNHIRFIKDWSISDLLIEECLAHEPGADREDAILNKCVDRMVGSSDTLPYSVAGLNEQVRKLTGKVSALEQEVAALKKAKV